The Radiobacillus deserti genomic interval CATGCTAAAGAAGGTCGAGAAAGATTCTGAGTTTACTAAGTTAGAATTGTCCCGTGATTTATATAGTTTTATTATTATGCTTAAGCAGTACGGAAAATTAAAAATGCAACGATCTTTATCCGATTCCTTCGATAAAATTAAGCCTGTTGTTGAATGGCTAGAAGAGCACTATTCCGAGAATATTGGATTGGCGGAAATGGCGGATATTATGAAAATGAGCTCTCAGTATTTAACGACAATCTTTCGTGGAACCTTTGGAATTAGTCCATACTCCTTCCTCATTCAGCTTCGGATTAGAGAAGCTAAAAAGAAGCTGTTGGCAGATCATAGCATCCCTTTAAAAGAAATCGCGGAACAGGTTGGGTTTAATGATGTAAGTCATTTCGTAGCTACTTTTCGCAAAATAGAAGGAATTACACCAAAAAAATATCGAAACTTATTTAATAAAAAGCTTCAATAAACCGTGGTTTATTGAAGCTTTAGTTATGGTTCAAGAACTCGTTTCATCTGAATAATTTTTGTATGTACCACATCATTACATTTTGGAACGTACCTTTTCAAGAAAGGAACAATATCTTCTACATATTCTTCTACATTTTTCTTTTCTTGCGCTTCTTCCGGAATATTTAATACAAACCTTGCTAGCACCTGTGTTTCTAGGCATCCATTCGACGTATTAAAGCTAGGCTTCGATATAGAGACAACCTCCTCTGTAACGATACAATCCGGGAGAGATAGAAGCTCATTCCGAATAGACTGTTCTATATCTTCCTTCGTGTGTATTCGAATTACGCATTCCGCATAAGTAATAACCTCAATCACATGAACCGCCTCCGAAACAATCTGGTAGTCCTATTATATCATACCAACCCATTCGACAGGTGCCTGTCACCACCCGAAAAATCTTGTTTCACATGTTTCACAGTAAGACTATAAAAGGAAGTTTTATATTCCAATACATAACTATCCCACTGGTGGAAAATAATAGGTCGTGTAAATATGACGAGAGGAAGAAACGAATGATGGATGATGTTTTAATAGCTCGATCTTTATTTGGCACAACCATGGCCTTTCATATAATTTTTGCAACAATCGGAGTAGGGCTTCCCTTAATGATTTTGACAGCAGAGCTCCTTTATCAAAAAACGAAGAACTATGAATATGTGGTGATGGCGAAACGTTGGACGAAAGCCTTCGCTGTATTACTTGGGGTCGGAATTCCAACTGGTACCATCGCCGGGGTTCAGTTATCGCTTCTATGGCCAGGGTTTATGGAGGTTATCGGTCGAGTTATGCCACTACCCTTCCAAATCGAAATCTATGCTTTCTTTGTGGAAGCACTATTTATGTCCATTTATGTGTATGCAGCAGAGCGAATCAAGCCGTGGATGCGTATTGTCAGTCTTACTTTGGTTGCTCTTGGCGCATTGGCATCTGCCGTCTTAATTACAAATGTCCACTCCTTCCAAGGTACACCTGCTGGCTTTCGAATCGAGAACGGTGAAATTGTTGACGTCGATCCATGGGCAGCATTTTTCAATCCAGGCTTTGGAGTCACTGCTCTACATGTGGCCCTCTCCGCTTATGTCGTTGGAGCGTTTATTGTCGCCTCTGTATCTGCCTATAAAATGCTGAAGAATAAGTATGGATCACGGTTGTATAAGTTTCACCAAAGAGCCTTGATGGTTAGCTTAGTAATGGGGGCCATATTCTCCTTCTTAACCGCTATTAACGGGCACGAATCCGCCCAATTCCTACATGAATATCAGCCAGAGAAATTAGCTGCTGCAGAGGGGTTGTTTGAAACCCAATCCCATGCGCCACTGGCAATCGGTGGATTTACAGACAAGGAGACACAAGAAGTGAAAGGAGCCATTGAAATTCCATGGGCATTGAGCTTTTTGGCAGGAAATAGCTTTGAAACAGAGGTCGTCGGATTAAACGATTTCCCAGAAGAGCTTTGGCCTCCGTTATATATTCACACACTATTTAACCTGATGGTCGGGATTGGCTCTCTCCTCATTTTCATCTCGTTTTCTGGCCTTATATGGAAGAAGCTACTCAAAAAAGAGCGTTTCCCGAAGTTTTATTTTTTGATTCTAATATTGTCCGGCCCCTTATCACTCATTGCAATTGAAGCTGGATGGATTTTTGCTTGTACAGGACGACAACCTTGGGTCATATACCGAGTGTTAAAAACAGCTGAAGCTGCTACAGAAGCAAATAACTTAGGAGTTCTCTCTATTTTATTTATCATTATTTACTTTATCTTAGCTGTCGCGGTTGTTTCCGTGCTTCTATATTACTTCCGAAAAAATACCGTAATGGATGATTTTAAACGAGCAGAGGAAAAAGGATTGCTCTTATACCGTACAAACGATTAGTAGGAGGCGGAAAATATGACTGATGCATTACTGGCAATCACCGTATTATGGGGATTTGTTTTCATTTACGCTGTTATGGCCACCATGGATTTTGGAGCAGGGTTCTGGTCCATGATTTATCTTAATCGCGATCGAACACAAGCGACCAATATCGCGAATCGTTATCTATCTCCAACATGGGAGGTCACGAACACATTTATCGTTGCCTTAGTAGTGGCTATCTATAGCCTTTTTCCTAAAGCTACGTACACGCTCGGAACGATTCTTCTAGTGCCAGGTAGCATGATTTTACTTTTACTTGCTCTACGTAGTGCTTTCCTAGTATTTTCAAACATTGCAACAGAATACCGTAAACCACTTACGTACATATCCGGTATTAGTGGCATCATTATTCCCGGCATTTTAATCAGTGTCCTTCCCATCACCCACGGCCATTACATAGATGTGGTAGATGGAGTAGCCAATCTTAATCTCCAAAGGCTATTTACGAGCCCGAACGAATATGCCTTTATCGGATTTGCAATCTGCAGTACGCTGTTTCTCTCCTCTCTATTGCTAGCGGATTATTCAAAGGTTTCTAGGGAGATGGATGCATACAAAGTCTATCTGAGAGACGCGAGAATTTTAGGTCCCATTACATTGGCCATGGCCTTTTTAGTGATGTACACGTTAAAGCATGAAGCAGCTTGGCTGTATAGTCGAATGCTACAAGATCTTCCGCTTCTGCTCGTATCGGTAACATTCTTTATTATGGGAGGACTAGGAGTCTTTCTTCCGTCCTTTTTTGAAAAAGGGGTTCGTGGAATGCCTAGACTTTCGGTCATCACGATTACAATTCAATACTTAATCGCAAGCTATGTGTACGGAAAAGCCCATTTACCGTATATTATTTATCCTGACATCACGATACACGCTGCATTTACAGACCCGAACTCCTTTCGAGCGGTGTTCACTACCTATATCGTCGGCTTTGCTATTCTGTTCCCTGGATTCATTTATTTCTGGAGTCTGTTTATGAAAGACAAAAAGTATTTGCGACAAGCTGCCGAAGGAAAAGAATAAGGTCAAGGATTCCTCTTTCTTCTATAAACACGTATAATTTCGTTAGGAAGAAGGAGGAATCAAACATGGATATTCAAGCTGTTAACGTCCAAGTTTTTCGTTGGATTTATAATCTTAGCAAAGAAGTACCGTTTCTAAATCCAGTCCTAGCCTTTATTGCAGACTATATGCTATACATCATTGGAGTCGCCGCTATTGCCTTTCTCATTTTTGGAAAAAAGAAAGAAAGAAAGAATTATGGTGCTTTACGCAAGCATTACTGCCCTTATATCCGTATCGATCGGAAAAATTGCCGGTCAACTGCATCAAAATCTTCAGCCCTTTGCGGAACTAGAAGGTGTCCATAAACTAATAGAAAAGGAAGTAAACAATTCCTTTCCTAGCGATCACACGATTTTAGTTTTTTCATTTTGTATCATGTTTAGCTTATTTTTGAGCAAATGGAAGAAAAGCTGGGTGATGTTGGCTAGCCTAGTTGGATTTTCTAGAATTTGGGTTGGCGTTCATTACCCTGGTGATGTCATCGTCGGAGCCATCATTGCTACTTCTATTGCAGTCGTCATGCTGAAACTCCACAATCGTGTTTCCAAGCAACAGATAGATGAAAAACAGGAGATGAACCTTTAAGTTGGCTCCTTATTTCCTAGTTTTAATAGAATTTGTTCAGGGAATATAAAGTAACACAACATAACTTGTACAACATAAAGGAGGATGCAAGATGGGCAAAAAAATCGCAACACTTATCACCAACCTTTTTGAGGATGTAGAATATACAGAGCCGGTACAAGCCTATAAAGAGGCTGGACATGAGGTTATTACAATTGGCAAGCCTTCTGAAAAAGTAGTTACTGGTAAAAAGGATACAAAAGTGAGCATAGATAAGTCGATCGAAGACGTTCAACCTTCAGACTTTGATGCATTATTAATTCCAGGAGGATTTTCTCCTGACCAACTGCGGGAGGATGACCGCTTTGGTGAGTTTGCAAAAGCATTTATGGAAGCAGACAAGCCTGTATTCGCAATTTGTCATGGGCCTCAAGTATTAATTGATACAGATCTTCTTAATGGAGTCGACATGACAGGTTATAAATCGATTCGAAATGATTTAAAAAATGCTGGCGCTACCTATAAAGACGAAGAGGTTGTAGTAAGTAAAAATATTGTTACAAGTCGCGAGCCAAAGGATATTCCGGCGTTCAACCGTGAATCCTTAAAGCTTTTAGGATAAAGAATCCACACGAAAAATCCTGTGTAGAGATTGTTCTCTATACAGGATTTTTCATGTTAATGATACATAGATTGAACCTGATCCAAATCCTTTAAAAATAAATGAACCTCTTCTTGAGTCAAGAGGATTGGAATCTGATCATATAGTGTGATAATTTGACCATCGATATCATTTTCGTGCTTTTTTAAGTAGTGATAAAGGTTAGTTAATTGATTTTCTTTTATTGTAGTTACGGTGGATACGTTTTTTACTTTTCTTAAGGAGAATTCATTGACAGTAGAATCAAATTCCCCTGATATAATTTGTCCCTCGATTAACATTCCGTTTCCTCCTATAAAGAATTTCTATTAGTGTACCCAAAGCGTAATAATTGATTTACTAGGGAAAAATACGTTATACAAATAGAAAGGAGTGTGACAAAATGCGTGACAAAAATGAATTAAAAAAAGACATTCTTGATGCTTTTACATTTCGACATGCGACCAAAGAGTTCGACCCCAACAAAAAAATATCAGATGACGACTTCCGTTTCATCTTAGAAACAGGCCGTTTATCCCCAAGCTCCTTCGGTTTTGAGCCCTGGCGCTTCGTCGTTGTTCAAAACCCTGAGCTTCGTGATAAGATTAAGCATTCTTCTTGGGGGGCTTTCAGTAAACTTCCTGATGCAAGTCATTTCGTCGTATATTTAGCAAGAACAAAAGTAGACACGGTCTATGACTCCAAATATTTAAAAGATCACTTATTGAATGTTTCCAAATTCCCTGAAGAAATGTTAGGGAAATTTCTAGAACGAGTAGAAGAATTCCAAAGAGACGACTTTAAATTATTGGATGGAGATCGCCCGCTGTATGATTGGGCATCCAAACAGACATACATTGCCCTTGCCAACATGATGACAGCAGCAGCCCAAATTGGCATTGATTCTTGTCCAATTGAAGGGTTTAATATAGAGAAGATGAATGAAATTCTAGAGGAAGAAGGGTTACTGGAAGACGGACATTTCAGCATATCTGTCATGGCTGCATTTGGATATCGAAAACAGGATCCTCGTCCTAAAACTCGAAGAGACATTGATGATATAGTAAAATGGGTGAAATAATATTCATTCATAAAAATCCCTATCTACGCATATGTAGACAGGGATTTTTTAACTTAATTTTGTTTAAAGAACGGGAAGAAACGATCTTCTTCCTGAACACTAACCCATTTAACAGTTGTAAATTTCTCAATGGCCCATTCGCCACCGAAGCGTCCTACACCAGAGCCTTTTTCGCCACCAAATGCTACGTGCGCTTCTTCGTTTACAGACTGGTCATTGACATGAATCATGCCGGTTTCGATTTGTTTCGCAACCTTCACACCGTGATGAATGTCCCCGCTAAAGACAGAACCACTTAATCCGAATGGAGAATCGTTGGCGATACGAATAGCATCCTCTTCATCCTTCGCTTTAATGACAGAGGAAACAGGTCCGAACATTTCATTTTGAGCAACCGCCATATCATTCGTTACGTTACTTAGAATCGTTGGATAAAGAACATTTCCTTCTGCTTGTCCACCAATTTCTACTTTAGCACCTTTTGCTTTGCTACTTTCAATTTCCTCTTGGATTCTTTTCACTTCACTCGCGTTAATTAATGGACCTACGGCAACCTCTGGATCAGATGGATCTCCAGCTTTTAATTGACTTACCTTGTCTTTGAACACTTTTAAGAACGAATCATGGATACTTTCATCCACAATCACGCGGTTTAAGGACATACAAATTTGACCTTGGTGTAAATAGGCACCAAATGCCGCTGCTTCTGCCGCACGTTCTATATCCGCATCCTTCAATACGATTAAGACATTATTTCCACCAAGTTCAAGCGCCACATCTTTTAGCGTACGCCCTGCAATCTCACCAATTCTACGGCCAACTTCAGTTGAACCAGTGAAGGATACAAGCTTCGGAATAGGGTGCTCCACGATGTCGTCGCCAATCTCGGAGCCTTTCCCTACAATTACACTAAGAACTCCTTTCGGTAGCCCTGCTTGTTCAAAAATATCTGCTAAAAGAAAACCTGAAGTGATTGGTGTAGCAGATGCAGGTTTTAGAACCACGCTGTTTCCTGTTGCAAGTGCAGGAGCAACAGAACGCATTGTTAACACTAATGGAAAGTTCCATGGACAAATAACCGTTACGACCCCTTTAGCGGATCGATAAATCCGATTTTCTTTTCCAGGAACATCAGATGGTAAAATGGAACCAGTCATACGGTATGGGAAAGACGATGCTTCCTTCAATGTTCCTACAGTTGCTCCCCATTCAATTTCTGCTTTTAATCTCGTACTTCCAGATTCCTTAACTAACCAATCAATAACCTCATCTTTACGTTCAATAAACAGCTGTGCTGCTTTTTCAATGACTGCTCTCTTTTCTCCGGGACCTTTGTTTTCCCAAGCTTTTTGAGCATCTTTAGCCGCTTCATAGGCACGGTTTAAATCTTCTTTGGAAGCTCCCTTAATTTCGTTAAGCACTTCATTAGTATATGGATTTGTGTTCGTAACGACACTATTACTTGTACCTTCCACCCATTCACCAGCAATAAATTGTTTTGTATATTTTTCCATTTTATCTCGTCCTTTCGTATCAAAGATTATTGCCTTCATTCTCGGTTTAAACCTTTTTGCCTTGTTTTGCAAACTTTCTGCTCGTAGTATGTAGCACTATTATAAAAAAATGTGTTTTTTTCCTATTTTTCAATCTCCTTCCTCCTTTAATTATCAGGAAAATGTTATGATGTTACAAGACAAAACTTTTAAGGGGAGTTAGTTTGTGAGCAACCAATCAATTATTACTCGAAATAATGTACAAATCCGTGGAAAAGGGAAGCAACCTATTATTTTTGCTTCCGGATTCGGTTGTGATCAAACCGTATGGAACCACGTATCCGATTCATTTGAAGAAGACTATCAAATTATCCTTTTTGATTATGTAGGATTAGGGAAATCAGATCTATCTGCTTTTAATTCGACGAAATACAGTCATTTGTCAGGATATGTACAGGATGTGTTAGATATCTGTTCTACTCTGGAAGTAAAAAATGCCATTTTTGTTGGTCATTCCGTTAGCGGTATGATTGGAGTTCTCGCTTCCCTTCAAAAACCAGAGTATTTTTCTGACTTAATTATGATTGGACCATCCCCACGCTACCTTAATGATCCTCCAGAGTATTACGGAGGATTTGAGAAACAGGATTTA includes:
- a CDS encoding AraC family transcriptional regulator → MENVKIRHTFSTIEKSLPLFIESIGFNPQEEDFARPEGYPYYHWLQTLEGTGSFSFSGEEYILTPGKGIFLTPFTPHSYRTTGTKWSTLYVTFGGSSVDSILNSLELNFSALYTESDDVPFSSLLLDMLKKVEKDSEFTKLELSRDLYSFIIMLKQYGKLKMQRSLSDSFDKIKPVVEWLEEHYSENIGLAEMADIMKMSSQYLTTIFRGTFGISPYSFLIQLRIREAKKKLLADHSIPLKEIAEQVGFNDVSHFVATFRKIEGITPKKYRNLFNKKLQ
- a CDS encoding cytochrome ubiquinol oxidase subunit I → MDDVLIARSLFGTTMAFHIIFATIGVGLPLMILTAELLYQKTKNYEYVVMAKRWTKAFAVLLGVGIPTGTIAGVQLSLLWPGFMEVIGRVMPLPFQIEIYAFFVEALFMSIYVYAAERIKPWMRIVSLTLVALGALASAVLITNVHSFQGTPAGFRIENGEIVDVDPWAAFFNPGFGVTALHVALSAYVVGAFIVASVSAYKMLKNKYGSRLYKFHQRALMVSLVMGAIFSFLTAINGHESAQFLHEYQPEKLAAAEGLFETQSHAPLAIGGFTDKETQEVKGAIEIPWALSFLAGNSFETEVVGLNDFPEELWPPLYIHTLFNLMVGIGSLLIFISFSGLIWKKLLKKERFPKFYFLILILSGPLSLIAIEAGWIFACTGRQPWVIYRVLKTAEAATEANNLGVLSILFIIIYFILAVAVVSVLLYYFRKNTVMDDFKRAEEKGLLLYRTND
- a CDS encoding cytochrome d ubiquinol oxidase subunit II — encoded protein: MTDALLAITVLWGFVFIYAVMATMDFGAGFWSMIYLNRDRTQATNIANRYLSPTWEVTNTFIVALVVAIYSLFPKATYTLGTILLVPGSMILLLLALRSAFLVFSNIATEYRKPLTYISGISGIIIPGILISVLPITHGHYIDVVDGVANLNLQRLFTSPNEYAFIGFAICSTLFLSSLLLADYSKVSREMDAYKVYLRDARILGPITLAMAFLVMYTLKHEAAWLYSRMLQDLPLLLVSVTFFIMGGLGVFLPSFFEKGVRGMPRLSVITITIQYLIASYVYGKAHLPYIIYPDITIHAAFTDPNSFRAVFTTYIVGFAILFPGFIYFWSLFMKDKKYLRQAAEGKE
- a CDS encoding undecaprenyl-diphosphatase; amino-acid sequence: MPFSFLEKRKKERIMVLYASITALISVSIGKIAGQLHQNLQPFAELEGVHKLIEKEVNNSFPSDHTILVFSFCIMFSLFLSKWKKSWVMLASLVGFSRIWVGVHYPGDVIVGAIIATSIAVVMLKLHNRVSKQQIDEKQEMNL
- a CDS encoding type 1 glutamine amidotransferase domain-containing protein; this encodes MGKKIATLITNLFEDVEYTEPVQAYKEAGHEVITIGKPSEKVVTGKKDTKVSIDKSIEDVQPSDFDALLIPGGFSPDQLREDDRFGEFAKAFMEADKPVFAICHGPQVLIDTDLLNGVDMTGYKSIRNDLKNAGATYKDEEVVVSKNIVTSREPKDIPAFNRESLKLLG
- a CDS encoding NAD(P)H-dependent oxidoreductase, with protein sequence MRDKNELKKDILDAFTFRHATKEFDPNKKISDDDFRFILETGRLSPSSFGFEPWRFVVVQNPELRDKIKHSSWGAFSKLPDASHFVVYLARTKVDTVYDSKYLKDHLLNVSKFPEEMLGKFLERVEEFQRDDFKLLDGDRPLYDWASKQTYIALANMMTAAAQIGIDSCPIEGFNIEKMNEILEEEGLLEDGHFSISVMAAFGYRKQDPRPKTRRDIDDIVKWVK
- a CDS encoding aldehyde dehydrogenase family protein — protein: MEKYTKQFIAGEWVEGTSNSVVTNTNPYTNEVLNEIKGASKEDLNRAYEAAKDAQKAWENKGPGEKRAVIEKAAQLFIERKDEVIDWLVKESGSTRLKAEIEWGATVGTLKEASSFPYRMTGSILPSDVPGKENRIYRSAKGVVTVICPWNFPLVLTMRSVAPALATGNSVVLKPASATPITSGFLLADIFEQAGLPKGVLSVIVGKGSEIGDDIVEHPIPKLVSFTGSTEVGRRIGEIAGRTLKDVALELGGNNVLIVLKDADIERAAEAAAFGAYLHQGQICMSLNRVIVDESIHDSFLKVFKDKVSQLKAGDPSDPEVAVGPLINASEVKRIQEEIESSKAKGAKVEIGGQAEGNVLYPTILSNVTNDMAVAQNEMFGPVSSVIKAKDEEDAIRIANDSPFGLSGSVFSGDIHHGVKVAKQIETGMIHVNDQSVNEEAHVAFGGEKGSGVGRFGGEWAIEKFTTVKWVSVQEEDRFFPFFKQN
- a CDS encoding alpha/beta fold hydrolase codes for the protein MSNQSIITRNNVQIRGKGKQPIIFASGFGCDQTVWNHVSDSFEEDYQIILFDYVGLGKSDLSAFNSTKYSHLSGYVQDVLDICSTLEVKNAIFVGHSVSGMIGVLASLQKPEYFSDLIMIGPSPRYLNDPPEYYGGFEKQDLLDLVNMMEKNYIGWANMFSSTLLNTSDRKDVANELEDRFCSTDPAITQAFANACFFADNRKDLPLVTVPSHILQCSEDVIAPRNVGEYLIEHLPNSTISFMNAVGHCPHMTDPEETVSVIRAYLCGKTKNDRQYLGEPNNG